From a region of the Deltaproteobacteria bacterium genome:
- a CDS encoding response regulator codes for MTTLHQERMVGGQTPPHILVMEDDLSVAKGLEMVLTEEGYDVYLAGTGGMALEEFNEKRYDLLVADLRLPDMDGMEVIRKIKAEKPDTEVVVITGYGTAANAVEAMKLGAHDFLPKPFTEEQIKAVVGEALKERVEESTEPLFPDARVAEGRLIQKREVIQALNRTSEDKAFWSDLMENGPVALEGYRLSSEAKAAVASGDLRWINENVGELTQKQLMFVYKRLEREAW; via the coding sequence ATGACAACATTGCATCAAGAAAGAATGGTAGGGGGTCAGACGCCGCCCCATATCCTGGTGATGGAGGATGACCTCAGTGTGGCCAAAGGCCTTGAGATGGTCCTGACCGAGGAAGGATATGATGTCTATCTGGCAGGCACGGGCGGCATGGCCTTAGAGGAATTCAACGAGAAACGGTATGACCTGCTGGTGGCGGATCTCAGGTTGCCGGACATGGACGGCATGGAGGTCATCAGAAAGATCAAGGCTGAAAAACCCGACACAGAGGTGGTGGTGATTACAGGATACGGAACCGCCGCCAATGCGGTGGAGGCCATGAAATTAGGGGCCCATGACTTCCTGCCCAAACCGTTTACCGAGGAGCAGATCAAGGCGGTTGTCGGCGAGGCCCTGAAGGAGCGCGTGGAAGAAAGCACAGAGCCCCTTTTCCCGGATGCCAGGGTTGCGGAAGGAAGACTCATCCAGAAGAGGGAAGTCATTCAGGCATTGAACCGGACTTCGGAAGACAAGGCATTCTGGAGCGATTTGATGGAAAACGGACCCGTCGCCCTGGAGGGTTACCGGCTCTCAAGCGAAGCAAAGGCGGCCGTTGCATCGGGTGATTTGAGATGGATCAACGAGAATGTGGGAGAACTCACCCAGAAGCAGTTGATGTTTGTCTACAAGCGGCTGGAGCGCGAGGCCTGGTAA